The genomic segment CCGTACTGGGCGAGAAGCCCATATCCAACGAGATCCCGAAGGCCCGGGAGATGGTCGCGCTGGCGCGGGAACGGGGCATTCGCTACGGGATCAACCTCAACCACCGCTTCACGCCCGCCGCGCTGCGGGCGAAAGAATGGGTCGAGGCCGGCCGGTTGGGCGAGCTGAACATCATCAACATGACGATGTGGATCAACAACCCCAACGAAAGCTCGCCTCATTTCCACATGCGGGCGCTCCATCCCCACTCCATCGACGTGATGCGTTATTTCTGCGGCGACGTGGAGAAGGTGCAGGCCTTCTTCAAGAAGGGTTGGGGCCGGAAGATCTGGTCCAACGTACAGGTCAACATGCTGTTCGAAAACGGCATCGTCGGCCACCTGACCGGGAGCTACGACGCCGGCGGTAGCTATGGCCTGGAGACCTGCGAGGTCGTGGGATCGGACGCCCGGTTTGTCATACGCGAGGCCTGCGAGGGACTGGAGTTCTATCCCCGGCATTCCAGGGAGGTGGAATCCTATCAGTACCCGGGCGGCATGATGGGTTTTTCAGAGACCTTCGGCTCGCGGATTTCCCGCTGGATCGAGCAGAATCTCGATGAGGCGGCGCCGGAGGAAATCGACGCCAAAGCCGAGGACGCCCTGCGTGCCCAGTTGATCATCGAGGCCGCCATCGAATCATGGGACACCGATACCGTCGTGACTGTACAGTACTGAAGGTACAATACTAACGGTACGATACTGACAAGGAGTGGACATGAAACTTGGCGCCAACTCGGTCCTGTTCGGCGGCTACGACATGGAGACGGCCTTCAAGTACCTGGCCATGGCCGGGTACGACGGCATAGAAGTGTCGGCCATCGGCGGAATGAGCGAGCATCTCGTCCTGTCGGACTGGCGGGCCATCGCGCCGGAAATTCAGCGCCTGTCCGACGAATACGGCCTGGAACTGCTGGCCATGGAGCAGCCGTCTCAGGATGAAGAGACCATGGAGTCTGCGTTCCGGGCCGCGGCCGAGACCGGCATTCCCATCATCAACTGCGGGCCCGGTGGCACGTCCGGAGACGAGGAAAGCCTCCAGACGACCATCGATTCCCTGGGCAGGCTGGCGGACCGGGCGGGAACCTACGGGGTTACGCTCTGCGTCAAGGCCCACGTGGGCGCGAGTATATACGACACGCCGACGACGCTGCGGGCCATGGAAGCCATATCGTCTCCGGCCTTCGGGATCGACATGGATCCTTCCCATATCCACCGCGCCGACGAGAACCCCGTGGACGCCATCAAGGCCGTGCTTCCCCGCGTCCGCCACGTGCACATCCGTGACTGCAAGGGCCGCCAGGCCGGGCCCGGCGCGCCGGAGGACCAGGCAAACGGCAGGGGGGATATCGACCTGGTCGGGTATATCCGCGCGCTGCACGAGGGCGGCTACGACGGTCCGGTCAACCTAGAAGTCATCGGGGCAAAAGAGTATTCGCTGGAACAGTGCTGCGTCGTCGCGGCGGAGACGCGGGGTCACATGCAGGCGTGTCTGCAGGCCTGCGGGGCGCGGTAAGGGGATAGGGCGGAGCGCGGTAGGGCGGTAAAACGGTAGAAAAACCGGAGAGGCACACCATGAAAATCACCAAGCTCGAGACCTTCCTGGTCAAACCCCGCTGGCTCTTTCTCAAGATGCATACCGACGAGGGGCTGGTGGGACTCGGCGAGCCCATCCTGGAGGGCCGGGCGAAGACCTGCGCCCAGGCCGTGGCCGAGCTGGAACCGTACCTGGTCGGCAAGGACCCGACCCGGGTGGTCCACCACTGGCAGGCCATGTACCGCCACGCCTTCTACCGGGGCGGCCCCATCCTGACCAGCGCGCTCAGCGGTGTCGAGCAGGCGCTGTGGGACCTGTCGGGCAAGGCGCTGGGCGTGCCGGTGTACAAGCTGCTGGGCGGTCCGACGCGGGACCGGATCCGGCTGTACAAGGGCGGCGGCGACCCGGACACCATCGGGGACTGGATCGCGCAGGGCTTCACCTGTTTCAAGACGGGACCGTATGCGGAGCGCCCGTCCCGGATCATCGAGAACAAGGCCTTCATCGACACGGCCGCCAACCACTTCGCCCGGCTGCGGGAAGCCGCCGGACCGGAAATCGACCTGGCCATCGACTTCCACGGCGCGGTCAGTCCCCAGACGGCCAAGCTGCTCATCAAGGAACTCGAACCCTACCAGCCCTTCTTCGTGGAAGAGCCCGTCCAGTGTCAGAACGTCGACGTGCTCGCCGAGATCGCCCGGAGCACCCACCTGCCCATCGCCACGGGAGAGCGCGTCTTCACCAAATGGGGATTCCGCGAGATCCTGGAGAAGCAGGCCGCGTCCATTCTGCAACCGGACCTGTGCCACGCCGGCGGCATCTTCGAAGTACGGCTCATCGCGGGCATGGCCGAGGCCTACTACGGCGGGATCGCGCCTCACAATCCCCTCGGACCGATTTCACTGGCCGCCTGCCTGCAGCTGGACGCCTCGATCCCCAATTTCGTCGCCCAGGAGCACACCACACTGGGCGAGGGATACCTGAAGAAGCCCTTCGTCTTCAAGGATGGTTTCGTTGATCTGCCCACGGAGCCCGGGCTCGGGATCGAGCTGGACGACGACGCCCTGGAGGACAAGATCGACCACGACTGGCGGAACGGCGAGAGCTACCTGGCCGACGACGGTTCCGTGGTGGACTGGTAGGACCAGGACGGGTAGAGGGCACGGACCAGCCCGCAGCCGTGCTCTAGAGGGCGCGAACCAACCGCAAACCGCTTTCTATGGCCGCTAGCGGGTCGGGGAGCTCGGGGTTCATTTCCAGGCTGACCGGGCCGTCGTATCCGATTTGGCCGAGGGTGGCCAGGGTTCGCTTCAGCACGTCCCGGGTGAGCACCCCGTCGTACAGGGCCCAGTGCAGATCGGACACGCCGTCGTTGTCGTCGAGGTGGAAGTAGCCCAGCCGGTCACCGGCCGCCGCGACGCTGTCGGCAGGATCTTCCTTCGAAATCTGTGCGTGACCGATGTCGAACAGCAGGTACAGGTTGTCGTGTCCCAGCCTCTCGATGTAGTCGAGGGTGTCCCGCACCGTCGCCAGGGCCTTTCCCGGAAAATGCTCGATGCACAGTTTGATGCCGTACCCGGCCGCGATGCCGGCGAGTCCGTTCACGGACGCACCGTACCGGCGCAGCGACTCCGCGTCGCCGGCTTCCCCGGGCAACAGGTAGGCCCTCCGGATGCCGGTCTCGTGGGCGTATTCGAGGGCACGCCGGGTATGTTCCATGGCCGTGTCCCTCGCGCCGCCGTCGGCCGCGTCGAGCGCCGCGCCCTCCGGCATGCCGAAACCCGTCGCCATGCATGTGGGCATGAGCTCCAGGTCCGAGATCAGGCGGCGGGACTCGGCGGACCTGAAGTCGAAGGGGCGGTGATCGATGTGGCGCAGTCCCGCCTGCGCGATCGCGGTCAACACGTCCGCTTCCGGTCCCTCCAAAGCCCAGGTGCAGCAGGAAATCGTCATCTTGCGGTCTCCCCTTGCTCATACATCTCGTGATTGAACCGCTGCCCGAGCCGCAGCATGCCCGTTTCCGGGTCGCGGGGCCCGGTGTCGAAGGGATCGCCGGTCTCCGCCATCCATCGCTGTAGCCGAGCCTCACATTCGTCCTGAATCTCCCGAAAATCTGGATCGCCGGCCAGGTTCTTCAGTTCAAAGGGATCGTTCTTCCGGTCGAAGAGCAGCGTGTCCCGTTGATTGTTGTGCCAACGCGCGTAGACCCATCGGTCCGTCCGGATCCCGCGCCAGAAGCCGACCCATTCGCCCCGGTGCGGCCAGCCGGGTCCCAGGATCTGCAGATAGACCGAATCGCTGCGCGGTCCCGGCGTCCCCGTCAGCACGTGCGCCTGATCCGTGCCCTGCACGCCGTCGGGCACCGGCACGCCGGCCATGCCCAGCAGCGTAGGCATCATATCCACGCTGCTCACCAGGGCGTCGCTCCTCGTCCCGGGCGCGATCCGGCCCGGCTGCCGGGCGATGAAGGGAACATGGATCGATTCCTCGTAGGGCGTCGCCTTCGAGGCCCGGAAGGATGGGTGCATCCAGCGGTCCATGGGCTTTCCGTAGCCGTGGCTGCTGAGGTGGTCACCGTGGTCCGAGGTGAAGACCACCAGGGTGTCGTTTCGGATACCCAGCCGTTCCAGCGCGTCGTCCAGCCGGCCGAACTGGTGGTCCAAGGCGGTCACGTTGCCGTAGTAGTGGGCGATCTCCCGCCGGGCGAAGGCGGCGAACTGTTCCGGGACGTTGGGCGGCAGATCCACCTGCTCCGGGTCGTAGCGGTCGAACTCGGCCGGATACGCGTCGTAGGGCCAGTGGGGCGGTCCCCAGCTCAGCACGAGGGCGAAGGGCCGGCCGGCATGTACCCTTGCATGTTCCTCCATGAACCGTATCGCCAGCGAAGTCTCCGTCTCCGGCGCCCACCCCGCCATGTCGATGGGACCCTGTTCGTTCTCATGGTAGGAAACGTCGTAGTAATCGTGATTGCAGTCGTAGGCGGCCATGTAATCGAAGCCGTAGCGGCCGTCCTCGCCAAAGGGGCCGTAGCCCAGGTGCCACTTGCCGATGTAAGCCGTGCGGTAGCCATGATCTCCGAGCACGGCCGGCAGAAAGTCCTGGTCACGGCGAAGGAGGTACTCGTTGTCCATGACGCCGTTGACGTGTGAATACCGACCGGTCATGAGCTGGCCGCGGTAGGGGGAGCAGATGGGGCAACTCGAAAGCACCTGGTCCAGCACCACGCCTTCGGACGCGAGCCGGTCCAGGTTCGGCGTCCGCACGACGGGGTTGCCGCTGGTACCCATGGCGGAGTACCGGTGCTGATCGTCGAATACGAAGAGGATGTTGGGGCGGGACATTATGGTCTCGGCCGGATCTGCAGGGTCTCGGCCGGATCTACGACCCGTCCAGCGCCTTGCGCATATCGTCGCCTTCGCGCCGCCAGTAGCCGTGCAGCACGTGCACGTCCGTGCCGATGCAGAAGTGGCGCACGCCGAGATCGAGGTAGTACCGGGCCTCGTCCGCGGTGTTGATTTCCGCGCGGGGGTTCCGGCCCGCGGCCAGGGACTTGTCGATGACCACGCGCTCGACGGATTTGACCGCTTCTCGCTGGCCGATCTTGCCCACGTTCACGGAATAGTCGGCCGGTCCCCACTGGATCATGTCGATCCCGTCGATTGCAAGGATCTCGTCGAGGTGGTCCACCGCGGGTCCCTTTTCGATCATGACCGCCACGACGATCTCGTCCAGGGCGTCCACGTAGTCCTGTCCGCCGCCGTATCCCATGTAGGAGAACCGCCGCGTCGCAACGCCGTAGGTACCCCGGGATTCCGGCGTATCCGGGCGTACGATGTCCACGCAGGCGCGGAACTCGTCCGGGGTCCGGCAGTCGGCGAAGAGCACGCTCTGGAATCCGGAACCGATGGCCCGCTGCGCGAGGAAACCCCGCGGTTCCTGGTCGACCTTGATCATCAGTCCGAGGTCGTGCAGTTCGGCGGCGCGGCCCAGGTTGTCCAGATCATGGAGGTCGTAGGGTCCGTATTCACCCACGAATTCGACGTAGTCGTACCGGCCGGTGTGCCCCACGAGTTCGACCACGGAGGGCCAGACTGTATGGATGTGGGTAGCCAGGGAAGGACGGCCCTCGTTCAGGATGCTCCTGAGTTTGTTCGGTCGCATTTTCTCGTTTGCCTTTCCGGGTTCCGGGCCGCATTACGACCCGTTCGGCTTTGCAGATTCGAAAGCCGTCATGGCCTGGTCCGCCCATTCGATATGCATCTGGACCATGGAGATTTCCCGTTGCAGTGAAAGGGCGAAATGGCGAGAGCTTTCGGCCTGCGTCCTGGTCTGTGATTTGAGGATGCTGGCGTAGGTCCTGGCCTTGCGCCTGAAATCCTGGAGGAATCGCAGCGTTTCCTGGTCGCTTGCGATGTCTTCCATGAACCGAAACCTGAGCATCAACTCGGAGAGGTTGTCCCTCAGATCGGATACGGCGAGCCGCTTGTGCAACCACGCGCTTAAGGCCTTTTTGCCCTTCTCGGTCAGGTGGAACACTTCCCTCGGCTTCAGCCGGGAGCGGTGGATGACCTCGCTGTCGATAAAACCGTTCTTCTTCAGCAGCTGGAGCGCCGGGTAGATCGAACCTGGGCTGCTGCTGAAGTGGGCCATGGGCGTCGATTCCATCTCCAGGCGGACGTCGTAGCCCGACCGGGGAAGCTGGTTCAGCAGTCCCAGCAGTACGTATCCGAGCAGGGTGGGGGAATAGGGTCTGGCCATCGGGCAGTTTGCGTAATATGGAAAGAATTAGTACGAACCGTTCTAAACGAGTATACGATCACCGTCCATCGTTGCCAAACACAAAATGTCCGTCAGGCGCAAATGCTGAAAATGCTGCGGATCGTTTGGGGATCTGATGTCCGTGATTCAAGCTTTCCAGCGCAACGTTGCAGGCGTAACGATGGCGCTTCGCAAAGGCTTCGCTACGGAGCGTCCGCGGTCTGCTGTTGCCGCCAGACCTCGAATTCGGCCGTCATTTCGGGGGTCCATTCACGGTCGATCTCGCCGGGCGTGTAGGTGCCTTCGCGAAGCTGCTGGTGGCCCCAGGCGTCCCGCATCCTGGTTTCTTCCGATTCGATGACGACCTGTTCCGCCAGGTGCGGCGGTATGAAGATGACCCCTTCCCGCGTGCCGAGCACGACGTCCCCGGGTACGCAGGTGGCCTCGAGCCCGATCCGGACCGGCACGTTGATGCCGAGGAGGGTTACGTCGGCGATGGCCGTGGGATCGACCCCGCGGATGTAGGAGACCATGGGGATTTCGTAGAGCCTTTGCAGGTCCCGGATTCCTCCGTCGATGACCATGCCCGTTCCGGTCTTGGCATAGATGGAATTTCCGAGATTATCGCCGGCGAAGGTCCCGAACTTGACCTTTCCGAAGAGGTCGATGACGATCACGTCTTTGGGTTCGAGCGTATCGATTACCCAGGAGTTCTGGCCGCCTATGCAGCCATGTTCCGCGCCGTCGGCCTGGACCGCCGTTTCCAGGTCGGGCCGGGTGGGCACGTAGACCCCGGTCACCGCGCGGCCGACGAGGGTACGATCGGGATGGAGGATCTGCCAGTCCCCCGCGAACTGGTAGTTGTATCCCTTTCCTCCGATGACGCCCCATGCTTCCTCGATGGTTACCTTCTCCATCCGTTTCAGAATGCCGTCGGGCACGACGGGGCGCCCGTCCGGACCCCGTTCGCCGTCCCACTGCGAGGTGACGGCTCGCGTGAATTCCGGACTGTTCAAACCGATCATGTAAGGCTCCTGTCTCCTTGTCGCTTGCGGGGTATGTCGACTGCGCCGTTTCCGAACGACGGCACGGGCACCCTACCTGGTCTGGGGACCCAGCGTCTTCAGATCGATGAAGGGCATGGCCTGTCCGATGACCTGGGGAAAATGGCCGTCCCATTTCTCGATCGCACGGAGTTGAAGCAGGGTCGGCGTGATCGTGGCGCGCTGCAACCGTTGGGACTCGGCCTCAGCCTGGGCGGATGCTATTTTCTGCTCGGCTTCAATGCGAATTCGCTCCAGGTCGCGCTGGGCCTTCAGGGCCTGCTGCTCGGCCATCTGCTTGGCTTCGATCGCCGTGTTGAAGTTGTTGGAAAAAGCAAAGTCGACTATGTTGAACTCGTCCACGATCATGTTGAAGTTCAGGAGTCGTTGCGTGAGGGAGGCCTTGATCTCATCCTTGACGTCCGCGCGGCGCGTAATCAATTCCTCCGCGGTGTACTGTGCGGACACCGCCTTGACGGCTTCCTGGACAGCGGGATCGATGACGCGTTCCTTGTAGAATATGCCGATTTCCTGGTAGACCGTGTTCACCCGACCAGGATCTACATGGTAGTTCAACGCGATCGTGGACGAAACCGTCTGCAGGTCCTTGGTAGAAGCCGTGGCGGCGGTCTCCGCCTTCTTGATCTTCACGTCGACGGGAATCACGTCCTCGATAAAGGGCGTCTTGAATCTGATTCCTTCGTCGAGGATCCGGTCCTGTATGCCGCCAACCTTGCTGAATACCACCCCGCGTTCGCCGGCGCCGATCACCGCGTAAGAATTGTACAGCACCAGCAGCACGACGATACCGATGGCGATTTTCAGATACGGGATATTGCTGCCGGGAAGTTGCTCCCGGATATCATACTCAGACATTTCTACTCCTCCTTCTACTTGGTGGACCGGCTCGACTGGCCGGACTGACCGGACTGGCCGGATGGGCCCAACCGGCCGGAATACGCGTTGACGTGATGCTCACGCGTTGATGTGAATCAACACTTTCAGGGAATCCTGTGCGGCGGCGGTGACCTCCATGCCCCGCCGAGTCTCAGATAAAGGAAAGCGGTGTGTAACGACCTGGTCGGAAGTTACCACACCGGCCTCGATAAGGTCCAGCGCCATGCGGGTATCGTGAGGCCCGCAGGAATAACTGCATACGATCGATACGTCATTAAAGTACAGGTCATAGGGCCGGAAGGCAAGCACATCCTCCTCTGGCGAGGACATGAAGAGGAGCACGATCCCGCCCTTGCCCACGCAGGCCAGTCCGGTCTCCATCGCCGCGATGCTGCCGGGACCGACGATCACCGTGTCGGCCATCACGCCACCCGTAAGTTCGCGTACCGCCTCCGCCGTTACGTGCTCCCGCACGTCCACCACGTGGTCCATGCCGAGTTCGAGCGCCTTGTTCAGCCGGTAGGGCACCCGGTCGGTCCCGATAACCGTCCTGGCGCCGTAGTGCCGGGCAACGATACCGTTCAGGACGCCCATGAAGCCCAGTCCGATGACGAGCACGATGTCCCCCGGGCGGACACGGGCGCGTTCCACCGCCTTGACCGAGCAGGCTACGGGCTCGATCAGCGCGCCGTCGTCGAAGGAAACCGATTCGGGCAGGACCAGGGTGTCGTAGCGGAGGTTGATCTCTGGGACCCGCACGTATTCGGCCGCGCCTCCCGGGTCGAGCTGCGTTTTCTTCCAGGTGGCGCACATGGTGAAGTTGCCGCGACGGCAGTGGCGGCACCGGAAACAGGGCGCGTGGTGGTGAATGAATACGCGGTCCCCCACGGAGAGCCCTTCGACCTCGTCGCCCACGGCCTCCACGACTCCGGTCGGCTCGTGCCCGATGACGATGGGCGCCTTTCGCCGGATGTACCAGGGTGTGACGTCCCCACTGCAGATCCCGCAACTGCGCATCTTCACCAGGGCGTCACGCGCCGTGATGGCAGGCGTGTCCATCTCCTCGATCCGGATATCGTCGATATCGTAGACTTTAGCGGCTTTCATGGACGGTACCCCCGCCGGGATCAGGGTATGATCGCGTACTTCAGCGTATCCTTGCCGCGGAAGGTCCTGAAGGTCTCCGGCACTTCCTCCAGCGTGCGGTCTCCCGTAATCAGGGGCGTAACGTCGAGCCGCCCTTCCGCGAGCAGATCGTAGGCGCTCCGGACCGCCTCGGGCGTGAAATGAAAGATACCCTTGAGCGTGATCTGGTCGTAGTGAAGCCGGGCCGTATCGTACGTGACCTTCGTGCCTGCCGGGCATCCACCGAAGAGGATGACGCATCCGCCCCTGCTGACCATGGTTACGGCTTCTTCCCAGACCGCGGGTAATCCCGTGCATTCGAATACGGTGGGCGAACCGTGGCCCCCGGTGGCGTCCAACACGGCTTCCGTGGCGCGCTCGTCGTCGCTGTCGATGACGAGGTCCGCCCCCACCGCCTTCGCCGTTTCAAGCCGGTATGCGTGTCGCCCCGTAACGATGACCTGGCCGACCCCCATTTCCTTCAGCACCATGACATGCAGCAACCCGATAGCACCGGCGCCGATCACGACCGCGGTTTCCGGACACGTCGCCAGCGCCTGGCTGATACCATAGGTCACGCAGGACAGGGGTTCCAGCATGGCGGCCTCGCGATAGTCCAGTTCATCGGGCTTGGGGTACATGTTCACGTCGACCACCGTACCGGGAACCCTAAGGTACTCGGCGTATGCGCCCAGTGCCATCGTCTTCGTCAGGTGCGGGCAAAGGTTCTGAAGCGATCTGCCGCAGTAGACGCACTTTCCACAGGGCGCCGTATGTACCGACATGACGGGCTGCCCGATGGCGTATCGGTCCACCTTATTCCCTTTGTCGAAAACCACCCCCGAGAACTCGTGGCCGAACAGGGTCGGCGGCGGCATGAGGTGATGGCCCCGCCGGTATGCCTTGAGATCGGTCCCGCAGGTCAGGGCGGATTCCACCCGCACGACCACGTCGGTCGGTCCCGCGACCGGCAAATCGACATCGTCGCGGGTTTCGATCCTTCCCGGTTCAACCAGCACACATGCGCGCATTAGGGTAAAGTATCCGTAGCTCTGTGGGTATGTTCGCCCTGAACGTAAACGCCTATCAGGTAAGACGTAATGACTGCGAAACAAGTTTCACGAACGCCTATTATACGTCCTTGACGAAGCAAGCGCAAGGACAGGCGGCTGGCACGAATCAAAACGGAATTCCGGGGTGATTTGTATTGACACTCCACGGACCGCCCGGTATCGTTTTCCCATGCTCATCTTCGACGGCGACTATCCCATGGCATACGGCGGCGTGGAGCTCAACAGGGACCTTACGCTTCCGCTGGACGATGTACGTGCGGCTGATGGAGACTCGGGCAACATAGCCTTCGCGTGCCTGCCCGAGATGCGGCGGGGCCGGGTGGCGGCTGCGCTCATGAAGTTCTGCGTACGTCGGAAACGGGAGAACAGCATACTGTCCGGTCTCCGCGGGAGCGCGGCGGTGTATGGGGCGGCCCGCGGCCAGGTGGCCTACTACCATATGCTGGCGGAACAGGGGGAAGGCGTCGTACTCACGCACGGGGAAGCCCTGGCCGGCCATGTGGAAGTATGGGAGAAGGCGGAGGATACCCGCAGCCTGCCCGTGGGATTCATCCTCGGCATGGAAGGCGCCGATCCCATCCTCCGGCCGGACCAGGTACACGAATGGTTCGAATACGGCGTCCGCGTGGTAAGCCTGACCCACTACGGCCCGAGCACCTACGCCCATGGCACGGGTTCGGTGGGCGGCCTGTTCGCGCCTGCGGGAGACCTGCTGCGGGAGATGTCCGACTGCGGCATGTTGCTCGACCTCACTCACATCTCGGACGAGAGTTTCTTCGAGGCCGTGGATCGGTATGAGGGACCGGTGCTGGCCAGCCATCAGAACTGCCGCGCCCTCGTGCCCGGCCAGCGCCAATTCTCCGACGAGCAACTCCGGATCGTCATCGAACGGGGCGGCGTCATCGGCGCGTCCATGGATACCTGGATGCTCTGTCCGTGGTATACCCTCGACTGGGCGAACACCGGGGGATTCAACCGCCGGGACCACTACCGGCGCGAGGACATAACGCTGAACCACGTGGCCGATCATATCGATCACGTGTGCCAGCTTGCCGGCAATGCCGGCCATGCGGCGATCGGCGGCGATACCGACGGGCAGGGCGGCATAGACGGCGCGCCTTGCGAAGTCGACTCCATCGCGGATTACCAGTTGCTGGCCCCCATGCTTGAAGACCGGGGCTACGCCCGGGAGGATATCGAGAAGATCATGTACCGGAACTGGGTGCGATTCTATACGGACCACCTGCCGAAGACGTGTTGACGTTGAAGAAGTAT from the Gemmatimonadota bacterium genome contains:
- a CDS encoding alcohol dehydrogenase catalytic domain-containing protein, whose product is MKAAKVYDIDDIRIEEMDTPAITARDALVKMRSCGICSGDVTPWYIRRKAPIVIGHEPTGVVEAVGDEVEGLSVGDRVFIHHHAPCFRCRHCRRGNFTMCATWKKTQLDPGGAAEYVRVPEINLRYDTLVLPESVSFDDGALIEPVACSVKAVERARVRPGDIVLVIGLGFMGVLNGIVARHYGARTVIGTDRVPYRLNKALELGMDHVVDVREHVTAEAVRELTGGVMADTVIVGPGSIAAMETGLACVGKGGIVLLFMSSPEEDVLAFRPYDLYFNDVSIVCSYSCGPHDTRMALDLIEAGVVTSDQVVTHRFPLSETRRGMEVTAAAQDSLKVLIHINA
- a CDS encoding Gfo/Idh/MocA family oxidoreductase — its product is MGLNIAVVGMGGIGNNHARNYQAHEACTIVAVCDAIRDKADEAAQTYGCQAFYSVGDLLNSGLKVDAASVCTAGVENGGDHYAPTMELLGGGIPVLGEKPISNEIPKAREMVALARERGIRYGINLNHRFTPAALRAKEWVEAGRLGELNIINMTMWINNPNESSPHFHMRALHPHSIDVMRYFCGDVEKVQAFFKKGWGRKIWSNVQVNMLFENGIVGHLTGSYDAGGSYGLETCEVVGSDARFVIREACEGLEFYPRHSREVESYQYPGGMMGFSETFGSRISRWIEQNLDEAAPEEIDAKAEDALRAQLIIEAAIESWDTDTVVTVQY
- a CDS encoding PadR family transcriptional regulator produces the protein MARPYSPTLLGYVLLGLLNQLPRSGYDVRLEMESTPMAHFSSSPGSIYPALQLLKKNGFIDSEVIHRSRLKPREVFHLTEKGKKALSAWLHKRLAVSDLRDNLSELMLRFRFMEDIASDQETLRFLQDFRRKARTYASILKSQTRTQAESSRHFALSLQREISMVQMHIEWADQAMTAFESAKPNGS
- a CDS encoding sugar phosphate isomerase/epimerase, which translates into the protein MTISCCTWALEGPEADVLTAIAQAGLRHIDHRPFDFRSAESRRLISDLELMPTCMATGFGMPEGAALDAADGGARDTAMEHTRRALEYAHETGIRRAYLLPGEAGDAESLRRYGASVNGLAGIAAGYGIKLCIEHFPGKALATVRDTLDYIERLGHDNLYLLFDIGHAQISKEDPADSVAAAGDRLGYFHLDDNDGVSDLHWALYDGVLTRDVLKRTLATLGQIGYDGPVSLEMNPELPDPLAAIESGLRLVRAL
- a CDS encoding RraA family protein, with the translated sequence MIGLNSPEFTRAVTSQWDGERGPDGRPVVPDGILKRMEKVTIEEAWGVIGGKGYNYQFAGDWQILHPDRTLVGRAVTGVYVPTRPDLETAVQADGAEHGCIGGQNSWVIDTLEPKDVIVIDLFGKVKFGTFAGDNLGNSIYAKTGTGMVIDGGIRDLQRLYEIPMVSYIRGVDPTAIADVTLLGINVPVRIGLEATCVPGDVVLGTREGVIFIPPHLAEQVVIESEETRMRDAWGHQQLREGTYTPGEIDREWTPEMTAEFEVWRQQQTADAP
- a CDS encoding sugar phosphate isomerase/epimerase yields the protein MKLGANSVLFGGYDMETAFKYLAMAGYDGIEVSAIGGMSEHLVLSDWRAIAPEIQRLSDEYGLELLAMEQPSQDEETMESAFRAAAETGIPIINCGPGGTSGDEESLQTTIDSLGRLADRAGTYGVTLCVKAHVGASIYDTPTTLRAMEAISSPAFGIDMDPSHIHRADENPVDAIKAVLPRVRHVHIRDCKGRQAGPGAPEDQANGRGDIDLVGYIRALHEGGYDGPVNLEVIGAKEYSLEQCCVVAAETRGHMQACLQACGAR
- a CDS encoding 2,4-dihydroxyhept-2-ene-1,7-dioic acid aldolase, whose amino-acid sequence is MRPNKLRSILNEGRPSLATHIHTVWPSVVELVGHTGRYDYVEFVGEYGPYDLHDLDNLGRAAELHDLGLMIKVDQEPRGFLAQRAIGSGFQSVLFADCRTPDEFRACVDIVRPDTPESRGTYGVATRRFSYMGYGGGQDYVDALDEIVVAVMIEKGPAVDHLDEILAIDGIDMIQWGPADYSVNVGKIGQREAVKSVERVVIDKSLAAGRNPRAEINTADEARYYLDLGVRHFCIGTDVHVLHGYWRREGDDMRKALDGS
- a CDS encoding sulfatase, whose protein sequence is MSRPNILFVFDDQHRYSAMGTSGNPVVRTPNLDRLASEGVVLDQVLSSCPICSPYRGQLMTGRYSHVNGVMDNEYLLRRDQDFLPAVLGDHGYRTAYIGKWHLGYGPFGEDGRYGFDYMAAYDCNHDYYDVSYHENEQGPIDMAGWAPETETSLAIRFMEEHARVHAGRPFALVLSWGPPHWPYDAYPAEFDRYDPEQVDLPPNVPEQFAAFARREIAHYYGNVTALDHQFGRLDDALERLGIRNDTLVVFTSDHGDHLSSHGYGKPMDRWMHPSFRASKATPYEESIHVPFIARQPGRIAPGTRSDALVSSVDMMPTLLGMAGVPVPDGVQGTDQAHVLTGTPGPRSDSVYLQILGPGWPHRGEWVGFWRGIRTDRWVYARWHNNQRDTLLFDRKNDPFELKNLAGDPDFREIQDECEARLQRWMAETGDPFDTGPRDPETGMLRLGQRFNHEMYEQGETAR
- a CDS encoding zinc-binding dehydrogenase; its protein translation is MRACVLVEPGRIETRDDVDLPVAGPTDVVVRVESALTCGTDLKAYRRGHHLMPPPTLFGHEFSGVVFDKGNKVDRYAIGQPVMSVHTAPCGKCVYCGRSLQNLCPHLTKTMALGAYAEYLRVPGTVVDVNMYPKPDELDYREAAMLEPLSCVTYGISQALATCPETAVVIGAGAIGLLHVMVLKEMGVGQVIVTGRHAYRLETAKAVGADLVIDSDDERATEAVLDATGGHGSPTVFECTGLPAVWEEAVTMVSRGGCVILFGGCPAGTKVTYDTARLHYDQITLKGIFHFTPEAVRSAYDLLAEGRLDVTPLITGDRTLEEVPETFRTFRGKDTLKYAIIP
- a CDS encoding prohibitin family protein, with translation MSEYDIREQLPGSNIPYLKIAIGIVVLLVLYNSYAVIGAGERGVVFSKVGGIQDRILDEGIRFKTPFIEDVIPVDVKIKKAETAATASTKDLQTVSSTIALNYHVDPGRVNTVYQEIGIFYKERVIDPAVQEAVKAVSAQYTAEELITRRADVKDEIKASLTQRLLNFNMIVDEFNIVDFAFSNNFNTAIEAKQMAEQQALKAQRDLERIRIEAEQKIASAQAEAESQRLQRATITPTLLQLRAIEKWDGHFPQVIGQAMPFIDLKTLGPQTR
- the dgoD gene encoding galactonate dehydratase, yielding MKITKLETFLVKPRWLFLKMHTDEGLVGLGEPILEGRAKTCAQAVAELEPYLVGKDPTRVVHHWQAMYRHAFYRGGPILTSALSGVEQALWDLSGKALGVPVYKLLGGPTRDRIRLYKGGGDPDTIGDWIAQGFTCFKTGPYAERPSRIIENKAFIDTAANHFARLREAAGPEIDLAIDFHGAVSPQTAKLLIKELEPYQPFFVEEPVQCQNVDVLAEIARSTHLPIATGERVFTKWGFREILEKQAASILQPDLCHAGGIFEVRLIAGMAEAYYGGIAPHNPLGPISLAACLQLDASIPNFVAQEHTTLGEGYLKKPFVFKDGFVDLPTEPGLGIELDDDALEDKIDHDWRNGESYLADDGSVVDW